Proteins found in one Amycolatopsis umgeniensis genomic segment:
- a CDS encoding sigma-70 family RNA polymerase sigma factor, giving the protein MDGGDFPVRRTGGGETWISPACWDELAKAAANGGPQGMDDLMAALSPWARQYAESRLGGHELTYLEPADVAQEICLAVFVAVPGYGLRGGSFLFLMRAIAANKVADVFRKAARSRQILTGELPEHPAVAADEPEQRALRTELGVRLGKLLRMLPVSHREVLGMRVIGQLTSNETAAALGTTSSRVRVTKHRAISRLRACAQRQDALS; this is encoded by the coding sequence ATGGACGGCGGCGATTTTCCGGTGCGAAGAACCGGCGGCGGTGAGACGTGGATTTCGCCTGCCTGCTGGGACGAACTGGCCAAGGCCGCGGCGAACGGCGGGCCGCAAGGCATGGACGACCTCATGGCCGCCCTCTCGCCGTGGGCGAGGCAGTACGCCGAATCCCGCCTAGGCGGCCATGAATTGACCTATCTCGAACCCGCCGACGTCGCGCAGGAGATCTGCCTCGCGGTCTTCGTCGCGGTTCCCGGGTACGGCCTGCGCGGAGGTTCTTTCCTGTTCCTGATGCGCGCCATCGCGGCGAACAAGGTCGCCGACGTCTTCCGGAAGGCGGCGCGGAGCAGGCAGATCCTGACCGGCGAACTCCCCGAGCATCCGGCTGTCGCGGCGGACGAGCCCGAGCAGCGCGCCCTGCGGACCGAACTCGGGGTCCGGCTCGGCAAACTGCTGCGGATGCTGCCGGTCTCGCACCGGGAAGTGCTGGGAATGCGGGTGATCGGCCAGCTGACGTCGAACGAGACGGCGGCGGCGCTCGGCACGACGTCATCACGCGTGCGAGTGACCAAACACCGGGCGATCAGCAGGCTGCGCGCCTGCGCTCAGCGCCAGGACGCCTTGAGCTGA